A genomic window from Chitinophaga pollutisoli includes:
- a CDS encoding DUF1963 domain-containing protein — MPFFKNLFGKSNNHKKQDPLADIEVVSGFIIPQAFVDHWHEIKKTEKEFISINATPSDNLTLQQSKFGHYPCIPKGFPYPLDRLGNYMFPLAQINCSELPPQSVLPESGYLQFYIGGGDSYTYGLELDNGTESDFKVLFFTERQVEKPEDDMSFLDEVLKNSNSPVFEPHELRFQLKHEYVGYGDYESRFMSEFDLESIISKYPTLKETLEEKAQNIFTPFGHKLGGYAYFTQTDPREYDNSIRDFKLLFQMDSDDRIMWGDLGVGNFFIHPDDLAKRDFSTVFYTWDCS; from the coding sequence ATGCCCTTCTTTAAAAACCTTTTTGGAAAAAGCAATAATCATAAAAAGCAGGATCCCTTAGCCGACATCGAGGTTGTTTCTGGCTTTATTATCCCTCAGGCATTTGTCGACCATTGGCACGAAATAAAGAAAACCGAGAAGGAATTTATTTCGATAAATGCAACTCCCTCAGATAATTTAACGCTTCAGCAAAGCAAATTCGGTCATTATCCGTGTATACCTAAAGGTTTTCCCTATCCATTAGACAGGCTCGGTAATTATATGTTTCCATTGGCCCAAATAAACTGTAGCGAGCTACCGCCGCAATCCGTTTTGCCTGAATCGGGGTATTTGCAGTTTTATATTGGTGGGGGTGATTCCTATACGTACGGCTTGGAGTTGGATAACGGAACCGAAAGTGATTTCAAAGTATTATTCTTTACAGAGCGGCAAGTTGAAAAGCCTGAGGATGATATGTCATTTCTCGATGAGGTGTTAAAAAATAGTAATTCACCCGTTTTTGAACCGCATGAACTTAGATTTCAGCTAAAACATGAGTATGTTGGATATGGTGACTATGAGAGCCGATTTATGTCTGAATTTGATCTGGAGAGTATCATCAGTAAATACCCCACACTCAAGGAAACGTTAGAAGAAAAGGCTCAAAATATATTTACGCCGTTTGGACATAAACTTGGTGGTTACGCATATTTTACTCAAACTGATCCACGGGAGTATGATAATTCAATTAGGGATTTCAAGTTATTATTCCAGATGGATTCAGACGATCGCATAATGTGGGGAGATTTGGGAGTGGGAAACTTTTTTATACATCCCGATGACTTGGCTAAACGTGATTTTTCCACAGTGTTCTATACATGGGACTGTTCGTGA
- a CDS encoding antitoxin Xre/MbcA/ParS toxin-binding domain-containing protein: MEQNQPDTLELHALQTFGQIKQLHPLTFERAAEIIQSGLTINMVEDFLIVTEMDITDLCFVLNITGDGFREWRDARIFPVEASNTILQLADIYAFGYDLFGQRRTFNGWMKECNQSLGDIPPFSLLCNAHGLKEVLSVLKRIDHFML, translated from the coding sequence ATGGAACAGAACCAACCTGATACGCTGGAACTCCACGCCCTGCAAACGTTCGGGCAAATCAAACAATTACATCCGTTAACCTTCGAGAGAGCGGCGGAAATCATTCAATCCGGCCTTACCATCAATATGGTAGAAGATTTCCTGATTGTAACTGAAATGGATATTACTGATTTGTGCTTTGTCCTGAATATTACCGGCGATGGCTTCCGGGAATGGAGGGATGCAAGGATTTTCCCGGTAGAGGCCAGTAATACGATTTTACAGTTGGCTGATATCTATGCCTTCGGGTACGACTTATTCGGCCAAAGGAGAACGTTTAACGGCTGGATGAAGGAGTGCAATCAGTCGCTGGGAGACATCCCTCCATTTTCACTTCTATGCAACGCCCACGGATTGAAGGAAGTATTGTCCGTATTAAAGCGGATCGATCACTTTATGCTGTAG